AAAAATAGAACAATCGATTCGCAATCCTGAAAAACAAACTCTTTTAAAAAAACTTTGCATAATTCCTAATTCGTTTGAAAACGTTCAAGTCCTGAGACTCGATTGCTCTACAAAATTAGCTCTCTTAGAACAAGAAGGACTTGTTAATCAAAGTGCATACAATATAGTTTTTGAATTATCTGATCATAAAATCAAAAGTGGTGGCCTTTCAAATCGTCTGCAATCAATGCTTATAACCAAAGGTATATGGCCCGGACAATGGGGCGCAACACCCAGTGGCGACCTCGTTATCATTCAAAACAACAATGTAAAACGGCTAACTGATGTTTTACCTAAAAAAATTGAAACCTATCAAACTGCAAGCCGTTTTAGAAACTATCTCCTTTGCAGAGAATGCATTGATCAACAAAAATTAAAAACGGTCGATGTCCCTACAACCTATTTATATGTTTTTGATCAAGCAAAAAAACCTCATGATGAAAATTGCGTTGTGATACAAGAAAAAACAGATGCAACTACATGTGAAACACAAAAGATGACAATAGAGCATGTTCGAGAACTTTTCGCCCTCATTGAACGTGTTGGCCTATGGACTTTGAATGATTTGCTACAAAAAGATGGTACAATCTACATCGTTGATCTTGAGCAACCAAACAATGCACACCCGGATCATTGTTTTGAGCGTGATGATTTTGAATATCAAGGGAATGTAAAATCAGGCATTGAACAACTTATTAATCTATGCAAACATGATCCAAAAAAGATGGCTTTAATTGTTCAATTAATAAAATCAAGTAAACATATTGATCATTTTGCGGACCGTTGGAAACGTGAAATGTCCCTTCTTTTACAGCACATAAAATGATCATCCAAAATCATAATCCACGTTATTACTTGTCAAAAGGTTTGCGTCCATACTTATTAGCCTTATTGGGATCGGCACCTAAACGTAATAGCAACTGAATCATTGCTCTATCGCTAGAGTAACGGTTCATTAGATCTGATAGTTTTTTTTCTTCGGCGGCGCCAAGAATTAGCATTGGATAAAGTGCTAAAAAAAATGGGATTCGTGCTACTTTTTTCATATCTTAATATCCTATTTTAAGTAATTTTAAATAGTTAGTGGTGATAATACATTTTGATTATCACCACTAACTATTGTTTACTTATATATTATTTCAATTCAAATTCAAAATCAGGATCTGACATTACATCATCACCTTTAAGCATAAATTTGCGAACCTTTACCTCAGGAAGCTCTTGCACTTCTGATCCAATTTTCTTTTCTAAAGTTTCTTTCAATGAAGCTAATAGTTCAGGACTCAATGGCTGATCATCTTTTTCACAAATTCTACCTAAAGTTAAATGCGCACTAAATGGAAACCGTTGAGTTATGTCATATTCTGTTTCAATTGAACCCCTGACCTGCTCTGCCAAAGTAGATAAAGCTGCTGATGCGCCTAAAGCCAAGACCAGGTTTTGATAGTTCTTTTTCTTGCTTCCACCACATTCCATTTCAAACCTACCAGGCCATAAATTAACCTCAGGACTTTTAACTGCTTCACTCAAATCAATACTGTCCGCACCCTGTGCAATTTTTTTAAAGTTCGGTAGTAATGCAGCATATTTTTCTTTAATTTGCTCGTTATTCAATTTATCCGGAGAAACAAATGCCAATGAAATATGAGGCAAATAAGGAGACTCGCTAAACTGCAATGCTACCTTATTTTCTTGAGCGACATCATTTACAACTTTTGCAGCTGATTCCTGAGCAACCTGCATAATTTCTTGCATTACATCTTGTGGTAGATCTACTAAAACAACCACACCTGCATGCAAAGACTGCATGAGTATTAAACAGCTTAAACTTAATTTTTTCGATATCACTGCCTATTCCTTCTAATAAAAACGAATTAATAGTATTGAATAAAATTGGGAAGCATGCTCCATACCTCCCAATTTTATTTTTTATTATCTAGCAGGTTTGGTAAGTCCTTGATCTTCTACTACGCTTGGATCATTTATTATAGCCAGCACACGATCCCTAACCTCTCGTGCCGGGCCTTCAGCTAATGTTCCAATAGCCCGAAAACCACGAACTTCACCAGGGAGTATTTCACCTTGCTGCGCGGATGTTCTTAAGCCCTCTAAGTTTGCTTTAAGTTTTTCTGGCGTATTAGATTCCTCAGCAATCTCTGTAACACCATTGTTATGTACTAAAAATCTACTTAAATCAAATCCTACAAATTCGTCTCTGTTGTCCGCCGCATACAGACAACCTGAAGAGATCATCAAAAAAGTTAACAACATCTTTCTGTTCATCATAATAGTGAACTCCTTAAAAAAGGTTAATAAAATACTACTATTATCAGTTTATTACATAACACAATATAAAGACAATGCTTTTTTTTCAATTTGAAAATAAACCTTATTGATGTTTCTGCTATTAATACATTACAATAGTAAATGATAGCTGTTTTGAATTAAATGTTAAGGAGAATAACATGTATAAAGCATATATAACGTTAATTTTGCTCACTTTAGGTACCTACGGCTTTGCAGCTGACGTACAGGTTCCTGATTCTTATCAAGGACAAAAAATCACTCCACAAAGCTTATTTGATCTTACACCTCAAGTGCCTGAAGAAGTACAAGTTCGACTTACCCAGTGGATAAGTGAACCAAAAACAACTAAGCTCTTAAATCAACTCATACCATTCAATCGATTCCCTAATTGGAGAGGCCAAATGCAACTAAATACAAGAGTTTTGCAAGCTGCCGGCGATAGAAACACAAGTCAATTGAATTATGTGCTTAAAATACCAACCATGGATTATATGGTGAAAATTTCAGGGCCACTCAATCGCTTACAATCAATATTGATTACAAAAGGCATTTGGCCTGGGCAACCAATTTCAGCAGCAGTAGCAAGAAGTTTGAAAGTAATACCAACTTATCAAACAGCAAGTAGAGCCGCATATTACCTTATCTTAAAAGAGTTAATCGATAAAAAAGGATTGAAACACATTTCAGTTCCTGAGACTCATTTGGTTTTTGCTCCTCATGCACCAGAAAAAGATATCCAAGATGAGTATGTCTTCATTTTGCAAAAAGCAATTCCTCAATCAGCAAAAAAAATCAATTCTACACTAGCAAAAAACTTATCCAAAAATGCCATCCAAGATCTTGTCGAAGCTATTATTGGCGCTGGATTATGGAATATTAATAATAATATTTTTGTTGATAATAACAACAAAATGCATATCATTATTCATTTAACTGACTTTGAACAACCAAATAATTCACATCCTGATAATTTCTTCCATAAAGATAAAGGACGCTATTACGGTAATGCACGAGCGGGACTGGAAGAATTACTGAACCTATTTCAAGGTAACGATGAACAATTGATCTACATTAAAGAACTTATTGAAGATCATCCAGTGTTTAAATCCGGTGATTTTCCTCCACGACATAAACAAGAACTGGTTAATATATTGAAACAAAAAGTTCCACAACCTGAAGATGAAATTGAATAAGAATATATTATTCAAAAAAAGCCAAGGTTAATTTCTTGGCTTTTTTTGTGCTCATTTTTTAATACCGGATAAAATCTGCTGTACCACTTGTTCCGGATGATTGCCATTATTTTCAATAACACAAGCATCATGCGGAATAACTAATGGTGCAATTTCACGATGAGAATCTCGATCATCACGTGATTTAATATGCTCAAGCGCTTCTTGCAAACTGAATGTCTTATTTCTTTGTTTTTGTTTTTTTTGCCAACGTTGCGCACGGATAGTATCTGATGCAGTGATATAAAATTTATAATCAGCATCGGCAAACACCACTGAGCCGCTATCTCTACCATCAATGACAGCATCTTTATCTTTGACCAACCGACGCTGCAAAGCATCTGCATAAGGCCGCACCCATGCAATAGCACTGATCTTTGAAGCAGCTTCATCAACAGCAGGTGTCGTTAACATTGCAGTAATATTCTGATCATTATAGGTTATTTTTTCAGCACCATTTGCATAACTATAAGCAATCTGAGTCATAATCTGCTTGATATCATCTTGAGTGGCTTGATCAATCTGTTTACCCTGCCTGAGTACAACATAAGCGCATGCACGATATATAATGCCGGTATTTAAATAATAAAAGCCCAGTTTATCTGCAAGCAAACGTGCAATAGTCGATTTGCCACTTGCAACCGGACCGTCCAAAGTAATTATCATACATTTAATCCTTATCAAAAGAAACATCAACGCCGGAAAGTTCTATTGACACCCTGCCGTTCCAATGATTTTCCATAACTTGAGCGGCCAAACAGAACGGTTTTTCACCTTGATCAATAAATCGTTGAAACAGTTCCGGACGATTAAAAAATATAACCGGTTTGATAACCCCATCGGCAAACATAGTACATTTAACATGCAAATCTTTGAGCAATTGCGGTTTTTGTACCATTACCACACCTTCAAAATAAAAATAAGGCTGTTTATTTTCATTGCCGAACGGTTCCAGATTTTGCATATCATTCATAAACTTTTTGGTTAAATCACTTAGTTTTGCTTGTGCATCCAGCGTCAATTTAAGTTGTAAATCTTCCGGTGTACATTGCTCTGCAACTAACGCTTCCAAATTCTCTTTTAATATTGATAATTTTTCAACCGGTAAAGCAAGCCCGGCAGCCATTGAATGACCACCAAATGATTTGAGCATATCTTTGTTTTGGTACAATGCATCAAACATATTAAATTCGGCAATTGAACGGCACGAACCTTTTGCCAACCCATCTTTTGACAAATGGAACAATAACGTGGGGCGACCATATGCTGAAACCAAACGTGATGCAACTAAACCAATAACTCCTGCTGGCCAATTATTACTCGCCGCAACAATCACATTTTCATGATCAAGATCTATTTTTTTCTGTTCAATTTGCTGTTTAACTTGCTCAAAAATAGAACGTTCAATACCTTTTCGTGCTTCATTGAGTTCAAGCAGTACATTACCGACCGCTTCAATATCATTGGTGTCAGAACCAATAAGAAATTTTACGCCATCGCGCGCATCTTCCAAACGGCCCAATGCGTTAATTTGAGGCGCAATTGAAAAACCGATATCGGTTGATGAAATAATATTTTTAGTAACTTTGCCATTTTGCTTGAGCACTTTAAATGCATAACTTTCAATTTTGTTAACATACTGCAAGCCATAACGCACCCAAAAACGATTTTCACCTCTCAATGGCACCACATCAGCAACTGTGCCGAGCATTAACAGTTCATATACTTTTTCAGGAAGCTTCAATTTTAATTTTTCATATAACAATGACATCAATTTAAATGCCACACCAACTCCGGCAAGCACTTTAAATGGATATTTACAATCAACCTGTGCAGGATTAACGATTGCAAATGCATCAGGAACTTCTTCATGTGGCCTGTGATGATCGGTAATAATAAGATCAATGCCAAGCTCTTTTGCTTTTTTTGCCGGTTCAAATGCGGTGATTCCATTATCAACCGTAACGACCACTTTGTAATCATTTTTTGCTGCACGTTCAATAATCTTAGTGGATAATCCATAACCATCGCGTACGCGATTGGGCAAAAAGAAATTTATCTGCGCTTTAAGCGGTAATAAACAAGAAAGCATAATAGCCGATGAAGTGATACCGTCAACATCATAATCACCTGCTACTAATATTTTTTCATTATTTTCAATTGCTTGTAAAATACGATCAATTGATTTATCAGCATCTTTCATCAATGAAGGATGTGCAACATCACGCTCGAATGAGGTAAATAAAAACTCATCAATCTTTTCCGGTGTGGTAAAACCGCGTGAAATCAATGTTTGAGCAATAGGAAATGACAAACTATATTTTGATGCAATTTCCAATACAGTTGCATCGGAAGTTGATGGTAAATTCCAAAGATATTTTTGACCTTGTCGTCTCTGCATAGCTGTGTTCCTATTTTAATAATCTTTTTGATATCTCATAAAGATACCTCAATTTACCTCAATAGAAAAGCATATTATCAATGTAAGCCTTTTAATCTGTAAACATAAAAACTTAAATTACGATTCATTTAACGTTGTAATATTCGTGCATATTCGGCAAACAGATTTGCATACGGCGCAAAAAACAATGTACCATCATTCAATTCTTGACTAATACCAGCATCAAGACTCTTTAATGAACGTATCGCTGCATCTCTATTACCGGTCTTTTCAATAACGAGCTCATTGATTTTCATGCTAAACTGTTTTAACAAATATGCTTGAAGCTGCGCGTACATTTTATCCATAAATAACGTTTCGCATACAATAGTAAAAGCAATCGCCATCGCAATCCGCATCCACGTAGGCTTGATTGATAAAGCAGTATACCCAAGCGCAATAAAAACAAATATTATCAATAAAACTGAAATCAAAGCATAAAGATACGGTAATATTTTTATATGCAAAGGGGACATACCTTCATGCATACGCATGAAATTCTGTGCAAGAAAAAAGGTTTGTTCATCATGTGACAATTCATTAAACCACTCAGGATTGATGATCATGAAAGGTCTTCCTGTCAAAGGATTTATACCGGAAGCTATAAATTTATACCAGGGATTTATATGCATACCGGCTTTTTTTGGAACGGCAATTTCATATTCCTCCAAAAAATCCATTTCTTGTGCTATGTGTTCTGCGCGATCGACAAGCTCTTGCGGCGCCGGCATTAAATAAGCATCTTCAACAAAAGGCACCGGACCGGCTTGAAGCGCTTTGCATAACATTATCATACAGATGAGAAAAGTTGGTTTCAACGAAATAGGTTTCAGCGAAATAGGTTTTATTGTAGATGTAATCATGAAAGATCCTTTTGATTAAATATGTTTTGTAATTCAAGACAATATGCTTGACGCTCCGAACATGACGGATGATCAGACGTTAAGCCAAAATATGGATTATGTAAGGCAAGCTTACATTCTTTATGCAACCGTTCAGTAAGTTGCATGCAGCCATCATATGAATTGAGTAATTGCATTGATACACAATCAGCCTCTTTTTCAATGTAACGTCGATATGCAAGCGCTGCACCGGAAGATCCCACACTGCATGCACAAAATAAAACAAACGTTACAAAACTCATCATATACATTTGATAGCGATGTGAAACTTTAGATCGCACTATCAATTGCATGCGTTTTTTCAGCTGCCAAGAAAAGAAAGCTAATAAAATAAAAAGCAACAACACACAAAGCGTCAAATAATCAAGATGCCCATGAGAAATATGGATCATTTCATGACCGATAAGAAATCGTTGTTCCTCAGGAGTAAGATCTTCAAAAAAACCTTCACTGACAAACAAAAATGAAACAGACTTTAAAGGAAACAGAAAGAACATCTGCGGACTATAGGCAAAAGCATTATGATAGCCGAATTGCACTAGAGTATTTTGATTCATCTTGCGGATAATAAGTTTGCGCGTTACGCCTATTTCATCAGCAATGCTTCTAATAAATTGTTCTTGTTCAGCATGCAAAGGCATTGAACCGAATGTTATTTGAGCTGTTTGGATTGCATCAATAAGAGCCTGTTCTTCTAAAAAATCTTTACTAAAAGAGATACCAACTAACATGATGAGGACTAAACTAAAAAAATAAAGCCAAACAGCAGATACCTTGCGAAGCTGTTTTATGAACGTGAACATGCAGAACCTCTTATTTATGCTTGAAATGAGTGTAAATACAGTATAACTGCATTACGTTGGCCATGCAAGCTGATTTACGCCCAGGTATGGGATATACACATCTATACCCCTCTTTACATTTTATTACAATTTGATATATTAAATAATGTAGTAAATCAATTTTTTACCTATTTTAAAGGAATAACCAATGAAAAAAATATTATTATCCCTGTCTTTATTCAGCTTATCACTCATTGCTTCCGATATTGAATATGAATTTTATGAAGAAGAATTAAGTACCCAACTTGGACAATACACTATAGATATCAACCAATTAACTAAAACCGATCCGAAAACCGGAAAAAAACATTCAAACGAAAGAACACCATTGATGTATGCATCTCTTAATAACGATCTTGATGAAACAGTCTCATTGCTCGATCAAGGAGCTGATCCATATATTGTAAATCCTAGTGGCTTCACGGCACTACTTTATGCCGCACAAAAAGGACACCATGCAATTGCCGCAACATTACTCGCAACATGTCCCGACAAACAAAAACTTTTAGAAGCATCAATAAAAGGTTTTACACCACTATCACTCGCACAAAAATATGAACATCATGGTATATTTAAACTTTTAACTCTAGCACAAGGCCAAACCACATTTAGCCCAACATGTAGAGTACATTTTTCCCCAAACATTTTATCTGTAATCATGAACTGTATTAACAATGAAAAAATAAGTATTCAATGTGCAATGTTCCGTTTTACTCACGGTCGACCGGCAAAAAAATTTGTAGCAAAGCATAGAAAAGGTGTAGCCATTGACGCCATTGTAGACAATGATTATAAAACCGATTTTTGCATTGCACTACGCTATATGATTAATAATGGAATAGCGGTACGTGAAAGCACAAAAGGATCCGATGAAAAACAGGATAAATATTATAACATGCACCATAAATACATCATCTTTGGCAACAATGCAAAAGATAAACCTTTACTTGTTACAGGATCATGCAATTTCACTCAACAAGCATTCACACAAAACTGGGAAAACATTATAATTATCGATGATCAAGAAGCAATTAATCAATTTTTAATACAACATGCTCATTTAAGGAAATATTCAAAACCTATCGATAAAGATAGTTGCACATGTCCAAAAGATACAGACCCAAAACGTCAATATCCAAGAAAATTACACGAAATTGAAGGCTTAGCATAAAAAGAGGGCCTCGGAAATTCCCGAGGCCCTAATTCTTTAATTATGTTTATCGATCCACCATCTAATTGTATCGACAATCTTATCTTTACTCGCCCTTATATTAAATTCAGCTAATGCACCAAGTTGACGCGCTTGAAATTCAGAATATTGAAATTTCAATGTTGCACAATCACCTGACAAAAATCCTGCACATTCAGCATCAAAATCTTTAAGATAGTCAACAAGCCAAGCTAGATCAGCTTTACCTTTATATTGTTCAAGCAAAACTTCATCTTTTACTTTTGGAAGATATATGACAACAGGAACCTCTTTATCTTTTTCATCTTTAAAAATACTTATCGCCTTTTTGCCAATATTAGTATAATCAATCTTAGGAAACTTTAGACCTTTTGCACGAGCATAATTCTCAGCTCCTTTCAGTTCATCACCGATAATGCCGCCGGAAGCATCTAAAAAAACAATGATATCAGCTTTTCTTTCAGGCCGTTCACCGCTAATCGGTGGATAAGGTAAATTAAATGCTAAGCCGCCATCGGCCAACTTTACTTGGGCAAGATTTTTTGTGGCAAGACCGGGTACATTATACACAAAATTATTAATACGAGCCACCGAAACACGCAAATCTCCAAAGTTTTTCAATCCCTGTTGAGCTAAACGTTTTGACTCCATTTCAACAAGCTGCTTTGTTTGTCCCGATTCTTTTGCAAGCTTCAGCTCTTGTGATAATACCGCTGACGGTATTTTTTTCACTACATAATCAGAACTACTGATCGCTTTTTTCAAAAGATAGTTTGTTACCATTTTCAAATTCCCTTGCAACTCATCAGGCATATGCTGATAGACATCTGCAAATGAAAAAGCAAATGCTGAACCAAAAGTCCCTGCAAGATAACCCAAACTTTGCTCCGGAGCAAAATCAACTGATACCCCATTGTTAAATGCACGCCCGTATGCCCACGTGGGCACATATGCTCCTAACCAAGCACCGCCAACTTCATACGGTGTAAATTCATACCATTCAGGCATTTTTTGAAATTCACTCGCATTAATTGCAGTATAAATCGGCAAAGGCACATCTCCATTCTTTATACGATCTACTTGTTGTGATAAATAAACCCTATGTCTCCGTTCAAAATCGGATAAATAAGCATTAGCCAATAGACCACCATAAAAATCAACAAGTGTGACCGGCTGGTTATATACAAACTTTGTTGCCCATGCATCAGCCATATAACGCATTTCATTTGGGTTTATTTTATGCAAACCCCTTGGTATTTTACGCATCAAATTTTCTTTGAATGTCTTTATATCTTTGCCGCTCGCCATCCAAAAACCCAATGCCCATGTTGAGCCTGACAATGAAGAAATATACGTTGTAGCATCCAACAAACCAATTTCTTGTGCGCCAAGCAGATAATTGGTTGTTAACAACATTGCACGATCACCACCACCACTGGCAACAAATGTGATATTGGGAATCTTTTTATTATCTAAGTTTTGCGCCACCAGTTTCTCAACCGCTTGTTTAACTTTTGGCGCTCTTTTGCCTAAATAATCACGCTCTTCTTGATGCAAACTGTTTCCGATGCGTAATTGCGCTATTCGATTATTATTTGGATTATCTCGTATCGCTCCTAATTGATTTCGCAAGGAACCTTTAAGTTTTTCAACCGCTAAACGACCCTTAATTAAATTCTCCTGAACGATTTCCCATTCTGACGCAGTGTAGAGTTTAATTTTCAAATCTTTCGTTGAGATGTAAAATTTTTGCCTTTTGAGTGGTGAACGCCATTTGCCCACATATACTTTTGCAAATGATTCAAATGTATTTTTTGAAAGCTTAAATGGAAACTGTTTTGTATTCGAAACCAATAAATAACGATTTGCTTCTGATTGCGCAACCGGCTTTTGTATAACTATCTTTGCATGCGCATCAATTGATACCACAGCTCCTGTTTGCAAAGCTTGCCCTGTTTCTTTGTTTTGATAATAGAAACTCAAAAACAGCGGTTTATCTATTGTATTTTTCACCGAAACCTCTGTTGCGATTATGGACTGAGCAATCAAACAACTTAACAGATACACATATTGATAACTTTTGTTCATACTAACCCCCTTTGTATACAACCCTAATATAAACAATAAATCATTTAAAAATATACAAAACAGTTACAATTTGAAATATATTGCTGTTATAATAAGATAATGAGAAAAAACAAATAAAAAAAAGGAAAAAAATGAATAAGACAGTAAAAGTAGCGATTATAGCTCTGTGTTTAATCTCCGGCCTATCTACAAACCTATCTGCAAATACCGATATTACCAAAAAATCTGCGTATGAGCTCTATGGCCTAATCGACAGCACCAAAGTAGCAGCATTTAGCACTGACAGCTTTACAAAAAATGGATTGGACCCACAAGAATTGGCAAAATGGCAAGAACTTGTTAACCAACTCAACGATCATATTAAAGATTCAATCCGTCAAAATGAAGCTCCCAACGAATATAATCAATACATCCAAACATTACAAAGTTCACTTGAACTTATAAAAAAAGTGGTCAATGCATTACAAAATAACCGACCTCAAGCTGCACGTTACTTACATCAAATTGATAAACAGTTAGAAGAACTCAGCCACATAGAACAGCAAGCATATAATACTATTATAAAGCAAACAAAAACACCCCAGCAATGGCTTAACAAGATCCCCAGCGATATAACAAAGATACTAACTGAACCTCACAAAAAAATATTAAAAGAGTACACAAGCCTTTCGTCTATCCAAAAGAAACCAACACAAAAGGAAGTAATCGGCATCTTAAGGCTCAACGGCATAAAACAAGAAGACAAAAATGCAAAGTTCAAAGTATCTGCTCTTTTAGACAACTTGGATCAATACCATTATATGTTAGAAAATAACGGGAAAAACTTATTAAAAAAAAGTAAACAAAAAGACGATTTAATCAATCAAAAGCAATACTCGGCAGCACTCATACATCAACTTAAAGAAATTTATCCGAACATGCTCTCTTCACGTGATATACAAGTTTTTGCCAATACCACAAATAAACCTGCTATGATACTATTTGCACAAGCAAGTGCCTATAGTGACATCTTAAATCAGATAAAAAGAGAAATTACGCAATAAAAAAGGCCGCTTGGAAAAGCGGCCTTTTTATTTAATCTTTTTTCTTTAACGTCGGGAACAATATCACATCTTTAATCGATTGCGTATTGGTGAGCAACATAGTCAGACGATCAATCCCCATACCTGCACCAACGGTGGGTGGCAATGCATGCTCAAGCGCTAACACATAATCAGCATCATAGTAATGAGCTTCATCATCACCTGATGTACGAGCTTGTGCTTGCTGCTGAAATCTTTCGGCTTGATCAAATGGATCATTCAACTCATTAAATCCGTTTGCTAATTCCATACCGGCAATGAACAGCTCAAAGCGTGCAGCAATAGCAGGATTTTGCGCATCACGTTTTGAAAGCGGTGAAACTTCAACAGGATAATCGGTAATGAATGTCGGTTGAATAAGTTGTGATTCAACTTTTTCTTCAAAAATTGCGAGCAATTTTTCGCCCCATGAAGCATCTTTATTTTTTGTTGAAATATGCAACTCTTTGAGCACAGCATCAATATCGTTATCAAGCGCATCCTCATCAATACCCACATACTTCATTACAGAAGCCTTCATGCTCAAACGTTCAAATGTTGAAAAATCGATAAGATGCTCATCATATTGAATCTGCTCAGATAAACCGGATTCCTTAATCACTTTTTTAATAAGTTCTTCAATAAAGTCCATCATCCAATGATAATCTTTATAGGCAACATACCATTCAACCATAGTAAATTCAGGATTATGACGCGTTGAAATCCCCTCATTGCGAAAGTTACGATTAATTTCATACACACGTTCAAAACCACCGACAACCAAACGTTTCAAATAAAGTTCAGGTGCGATACGCAAATAGAGCTCTGCATCCAGTGCATTATGATGCGTAACAAATGGTTTTGCGGCAGCTCCACCCGGAATCGGATGCAACATCGGAGTTTCAACTTCAATAAAGTCATGATTATCGAAAAAGTTACGCATCGTGCGGATAATAGCTGATCTTATTTTAAAACGCTCACGGCTTTCAGCATCAGTTATCAAATCTAAATAACGTTGACGATACTTTGTTTCAATGTCAGAAAGACCATGAAATTTTTCAGGTAATGGATGTAGGCATTTACTTTGCAAAGCAAATGCAGAAACTTTAACCGTAACCTCACCCATTTTAGTTTTGAACGAATGCCCTTGTACCCAAACAATATCACCAATATCAATATAATGCTGAATAAATTCGAAGGTTTCATCGCCAACCATATCTTTACGAATATAAATTTGTACTTTA
The Candidatus Dependentiae bacterium genome window above contains:
- the cmk gene encoding (d)CMP kinase, with the protein product MIITLDGPVASGKSTIARLLADKLGFYYLNTGIIYRACAYVVLRQGKQIDQATQDDIKQIMTQIAYSYANGAEKITYNDQNITAMLTTPAVDEAASKISAIAWVRPYADALQRRLVKDKDAVIDGRDSGSVVFADADYKFYITASDTIRAQRWQKKQKQRNKTFSLQEALEHIKSRDDRDSHREIAPLVIPHDACVIENNGNHPEQVVQQILSGIKK
- the recJ gene encoding single-stranded-DNA-specific exonuclease RecJ; translated protein: MQRRQGQKYLWNLPSTSDATVLEIASKYSLSFPIAQTLISRGFTTPEKIDEFLFTSFERDVAHPSLMKDADKSIDRILQAIENNEKILVAGDYDVDGITSSAIMLSCLLPLKAQINFFLPNRVRDGYGLSTKIIERAAKNDYKVVVTVDNGITAFEPAKKAKELGIDLIITDHHRPHEEVPDAFAIVNPAQVDCKYPFKVLAGVGVAFKLMSLLYEKLKLKLPEKVYELLMLGTVADVVPLRGENRFWVRYGLQYVNKIESYAFKVLKQNGKVTKNIISSTDIGFSIAPQINALGRLEDARDGVKFLIGSDTNDIEAVGNVLLELNEARKGIERSIFEQVKQQIEQKKIDLDHENVIVAASNNWPAGVIGLVASRLVSAYGRPTLLFHLSKDGLAKGSCRSIAEFNMFDALYQNKDMLKSFGGHSMAAGLALPVEKLSILKENLEALVAEQCTPEDLQLKLTLDAQAKLSDLTKKFMNDMQNLEPFGNENKQPYFYFEGVVMVQKPQLLKDLHVKCTMFADGVIKPVIFFNRPELFQRFIDQGEKPFCLAAQVMENHWNGRVSIELSGVDVSFDKD
- a CDS encoding M48 family metalloprotease, with translation MFTFIKQLRKVSAVWLYFFSLVLIMLVGISFSKDFLEEQALIDAIQTAQITFGSMPLHAEQEQFIRSIADEIGVTRKLIIRKMNQNTLVQFGYHNAFAYSPQMFFLFPLKSVSFLFVSEGFFEDLTPEEQRFLIGHEMIHISHGHLDYLTLCVLLLFILLAFFSWQLKKRMQLIVRSKVSHRYQMYMMSFVTFVLFCACSVGSSGAALAYRRYIEKEADCVSMQLLNSYDGCMQLTERLHKECKLALHNPYFGLTSDHPSCSERQAYCLELQNIFNQKDLS
- a CDS encoding ankyrin repeat domain-containing protein, whose amino-acid sequence is MKKILLSLSLFSLSLIASDIEYEFYEEELSTQLGQYTIDINQLTKTDPKTGKKHSNERTPLMYASLNNDLDETVSLLDQGADPYIVNPSGFTALLYAAQKGHHAIAATLLATCPDKQKLLEASIKGFTPLSLAQKYEHHGIFKLLTLAQGQTTFSPTCRVHFSPNILSVIMNCINNEKISIQCAMFRFTHGRPAKKFVAKHRKGVAIDAIVDNDYKTDFCIALRYMINNGIAVRESTKGSDEKQDKYYNMHHKYIIFGNNAKDKPLLVTGSCNFTQQAFTQNWENIIIIDDQEAINQFLIQHAHLRKYSKPIDKDSCTCPKDTDPKRQYPRKLHEIEGLA
- the lysS gene encoding lysine--tRNA ligase; its protein translation is MEQNKNPDISEEHYIRVDKVKELQKNGISAYPAGKPTNTTCAEIIDAFKEDSESPEYAVAGRLLTVREHGKTMFATIQDRTGKVQIYIRKDMVGDETFEFIQHYIDIGDIVWVQGHSFKTKMGEVTVKVSAFALQSKCLHPLPEKFHGLSDIETKYRQRYLDLITDAESRERFKIRSAIIRTMRNFFDNHDFIEVETPMLHPIPGGAAAKPFVTHHNALDAELYLRIAPELYLKRLVVGGFERVYEINRNFRNEGISTRHNPEFTMVEWYVAYKDYHWMMDFIEELIKKVIKESGLSEQIQYDEHLIDFSTFERLSMKASVMKYVGIDEDALDNDIDAVLKELHISTKNKDASWGEKLLAIFEEKVESQLIQPTFITDYPVEVSPLSKRDAQNPAIAARFELFIAGMELANGFNELNDPFDQAERFQQQAQARTSGDDEAHYYDADYVLALEHALPPTVGAGMGIDRLTMLLTNTQSIKDVILFPTLKKKD